TGAATTTCTCTTTGAGACCTATCTTGATGACCTCGAGAACGGGAATAAAAAATCCAGGATTTATAAGGAGTATATAGAAACAGACGGTAAAAATCCTGATTATCTGAGAAATGCGTCCCCTCCGGAGATAGTCTCGGACTATATAGCAGGTATGACGGACGGCTATTTTGAGAGGAGATTTACCGAAACTGTAATTCCAAAGAGAATTATCGGGAAATTCTGAATTATCTGACAGATAAAGGACAATTGAATATCAGGGCTTTCCGGAAAATTTCCGCATAGACAGATTGTTCCACCATCCGGAAAATAAAGAATAAAGGAAGAGAAAACAGAGAAGAAAAGAAGAGACAGCACAGAATGAGAGAAAATAAAATTCAGTAAAAGCAGAGCAAAAAAGTAAAAATTTCTTCAGGAATTAATTATTATTCCGGATAATTATCAGATTCAATAAGATAGCCGGATTTTTCTTTCATCATATAGACGCAACGGCAGATATCACATATAGTAACAGCTCCTTCACCACTGATAACACCTTCCGCCCACGAATCTATAATTATGCTGAGCTCCGCAGAGATCTCAATATCCCTGCATCCTCTCTTTTTATTCAGATACTGCGACACTGCTGAACGGGAAATACCCATCCACTTTGCTACTTTAACCTGTGGAATACCACGATCATGCACAAGCCGGCAGACTAACTCAGCTCTTATGTAAGGGAGATAATCTCTGACGATCTCATCACAGGTCGTGATATTGCAGACAGGATGCTTCATGCTGTAGCCGCTTCAGATGAATCCTCAGTAAGAATTTTCTTCTGGTAAAGAACCTGACGGGCATCACGGAAATTGAATTTTTCAATGATATACCCATTCTCTTTCAGGCGCTTTAATGCGTAGCGTATGGTTCTCGGGGCAATTTCTGCCTCTTCAGTCATGTCCTTGAATGTTCTGGGCTCGCCATCTTCAAGCAGGTTGAGAACCGTTCTTGCCGATGGAGGGAGCCGAACTTTGTTCACACCGTTAACAACTGTCATAGACCATAATTAACACTAATATCATATATAACTTTCGCAAAAAATGAGGAAATAACAGTAAATTCCGGAGTAAAATCTCTGAACGGTGCAGTATGGTATATCCATGTAATGATCCATACAGATATTAATTAATTATTACACGGTGCATTAAGCCACAATATGAGCAGATCTGCAAAAATCAGAAAAGCGCGAACACCAATGAAATAATTCCCGACAGACATCCGGCACAATTAAAGCTAAAAGCACCCTTAAAAATTAAATAAATGTCAATATTCATTAAAATTATAGCGTTGAGAAATCCGGCGCAGAGAAGAATCACAACGGGGTGCCGCACCTGCATCAGAAAGAAATCATAGTAATTAATAAAATATTTCTTAATTACAACAATTCATCAGCAACTACAGATTCAGCA
The sequence above is a segment of the Methanoplanus limicola DSM 2279 genome. Coding sequences within it:
- a CDS encoding transcriptional regulator, producing MKHPVCNITTCDEIVRDYLPYIRAELVCRLVHDRGIPQVKVAKWMGISRSAVSQYLNKKRGCRDIEISAELSIIIDSWAEGVISGEGAVTICDICRCVYMMKEKSGYLIESDNYPE
- a CDS encoding MarR family transcriptional regulator, producing MTVVNGVNKVRLPPSARTVLNLLEDGEPRTFKDMTEEAEIAPRTIRYALKRLKENGYIIEKFNFRDARQVLYQKKILTEDSSEAATA